A stretch of DNA from Montipora capricornis isolate CH-2021 chromosome 1, ASM3666992v2, whole genome shotgun sequence:
ACACAAATACAAATGCAACTGTGATAGTATCGTGACATCAAGAGAAGAAGCAAGTACCTGGTATAAGATATTGTGCCTGAAAGCCCGGTAAGGGTTTTACCAACAGCTCGTTGAGCTCCGATACAAGATGATCTAGAAATGGAAAGTAAACTGCCCTCCTCCAATAGGCAGAAGGAGTATCTGCCTTAACGTTTTCCCGGTGTTGCTGTCTTCCCGCTCTTCGAGGGATGCTTGGATCTATGTTGTAAAAAGCTGCAATGTCCGCTGCTTTGTCAACCAGCGCATCCCAGACAGCATCGTCATTCCTCTCCGCCTGAAAGACTGTTGAACATACTTTGGCTTCCTTGGACGCTTGAATCAAATCCAATTCGGTGCTCTAAATATTGCATATGAGAATTTCACGGTTAGAGGcttcaaaattaaataaaacctATCATTTTCTAGTGATTTTCATTCATGTGCATAGCGAATCGGACTTAACACTGGAATTGAATTACGAATTAGATTATTAAACTTTATTGAACAGTTGAATCAACTATTAACAGTGCTACTTAATTCCCATAACGATAGCTGTGTAACAACTATTGACCGCTTTAATCTGTAAGTATTAATTAATCTCTTATTGTCATGGGTACTCTGTTTTGGTCTCAGATTGttagaaaaaaaggtaaaatattCACACCTACCTGAAGGTATACTGATAATCGGTGGGTACATTCAAATATATGCTGCAAGATCACGGCCGTTACTATGAAGTCCCATTTTAGGATAGATGAGTGCAGCCCCCGAGCTTTGTTGTCTCCGCTCTCACTTAGCTCATTAAGTGTGTCAACAATAACCTAAAAAGTTCACGTATATcaagttaaatttattttttaaagtaacaagTTAATTAACTTCCATTTTAAAGCGAATCATAGTCTTAGAGACAGATAACCTACCTGAAATGAGGTGACGAAGACATTCAAGCAATCCGCTCTAGATCCCCATCTTGCCTCGCAGAGAACTTTTAGTTTGGACTGCCTCCCCATCTCTTCCCTTACATCTGCGTTTTGCCTAAGCTGTTCCTGGAAAACCAGAAACCGCTTCGCAGAAAACTTGAACGCCAGCGACACCTCTTGCATGGTATCCATAATATTTCTGATGAGTGGTAGTTTCGAGGAGTGAACAATGCATAGGTTTAGCACGTGGGCTCGGCAATGAATGTGTGCAGCCTTTGGATTCTGTCGTTGAATTCGCGCTTGTACGCCATTAATATGCCCGCTCATGACGCTGGCACCGTCGTATCCTTGGGCTCTCATTTGATCAAGAGGAAGACCAAGATTGTTTAGGGCCTCCAAGAACTTTGTTGTCAGCGCCTCTGCATTCGTTCCTTTGTCAGCGTCAACAAACGACAGAAACTCCTCACGTATGATGTGTCTCCCATTGTTTCCCTTTTGCACAAAACGTacacaaactgaaatttgttcCTTTACTGAAACGTCTGTAGATTCATCGGCGATAAAGGCATAGCACCCTGCCTTCTTACAATCGGAAACAATGTTATTCACAATCTGCTGAGCAGAAAgatctaaaagttcattctGTATCTCTGGACTTGTGTACTTCGCATTGCCCCTTGCATTTTCCAGATGATGACGCAAGGTGGAATTGTGCTGTGCAACCAACGCCATCAAGGAATTAAAGTTGCTTTCTTCCGGCACATGCCCCCTCAAAGATATGTTCTGTCTTGCCATTGTTACCACAACTTCAGTTATGCTTTTTAAAATTGCACAGTTTTCCTCAATTGCGTGGACTCTTTGGTTCTGAAGTTGCTGGCGAATGTCAGGAGCGCCACGGTGGACATCTATGAAGGCCTGACCTCTTGCAACAGCTGTATGATGCGATGCATTTTCACCAACATGCCGATCAACAAACTTTGATATATTGGACCAATCGGAAGTACGGAAGGCCTGTACACCGAACAAATAGCAGTAACCACAATAAACGGAATCAGCAGATGGGCTGTATCATAGCCATGAGGCCTGCTTCATAACCTTTGGGTTAAGTCTGCGATTATATCCTGATATATTTCTGAAAAGAAAGGTTCAGAAATAAAATCAGAGTacatttaaatgaaaacaattaaaaaatagttagaagacaaaacaaacaaaaaagcttCAGACGTCAAACCTTAATGGGAACTTGTACTTGCAAAGGTCTTCACTGTCCCACTTGCCAATCAAAAGAGAGATTTTCTCAGCTTCAGTGAGCGTAGATACCGATCTATTTTC
This window harbors:
- the LOC138055376 gene encoding 52 kDa repressor of the inhibitor of the protein kinase-like, translating into MNSGRLPRWCVDIRDEEGNSVNVIGRRDSILDFHESYYEACKAHGYEAKAKCLKDENKNEQRNRFVNNFMANLLEEGKLSCLSNLARQYAEADSRKTADEASTVTNLPRETLASSTHAYGPQYPDVFCENRSVSTLTEAEKISLLIGKWDSEDLCKYKFPLRNISGYNRRLNPKAFRTSDWSNISKFVDRHVGENASHHTAVARGQAFIDVHRGAPDIRQQLQNQRVHAIEENCAILKSITEVVVTMARQNISLRGHVPEESNFNSLMALVAQHNSTLRHHLENARGNAKYTSPEIQNELLDLSAQQIVNNIVSDCKKAGCYAFIADESTDVSVKEQISVCVRFVQKGNNGRHIIREEFLSFVDADKGTNAEALTTKFLEALNNLGLPLDQMRAQGYDGASVMSGHINGVQARIQRQNPKAAHIHCRAHVLNLCIVHSSKLPLIRNIMDTMQEVSLAFKFSAKRFLVFQEQLRQNADVREEMGRQSKLKVLCEARWGSRADCLNVFVTSFQVIVDTLNELSESGDNKARGLHSSILKWDFIVTAVILQHIFECTHRLSVYLQSTELDLIQASKEAKVCSTVFQAERNDDAVWDALVDKAADIAAFYNIDPSIPRRAGRQQHRENVKADTPSAYWRRAVYFPFLDHLVSELNELLVKPLPGFQAQYLIPGKLQDLSEKCVEDIYNYYGDDMHMTLDEFKQEVTRWRHRWPITEDDPPQTLVETLDFADPELYPGIYVAVKTLLTYPVSTCVAERSFSSMKRLKTPLRNTMSEDRLSSLSLLHIHKHKELDVNEVISEFARRKNRRLVLCL